Genomic window (Candidatus Obscuribacterales bacterium):
GGTAAAGCGGTCTTGAATAGCTTTTAAGGTGCGCTCATCTTGACTACGGCGGGCATCAAAGAGGGTCGGTGCAAAACCGGCCACCGCCAGCTTACGATTCGCGCGTCGCTTCACCCGCGCTAGAGTATTCATCAATAAATTAGTGCCCGCAAAGGCCTTGAACTGAGTCTGAATGGGCACCAGCACATGGGTAGCGGCTACCAGACTGATGTAGCTGAGCAGCCCTAAGCTAGGTGGACAGTCGATCAAAATCACATCATAGCGATCGCTGACGGGTTCAAGAGCATCTTTGAGGCGGACATCACGCATGTCTGCCGACACTAGCACCAGTTCTGCTGCCGAGAGATTGATATTAGCAGGACAAAGATCCATGCCATAGATGTCGGGTTGAATGGGCAAATCCATCACCGTTTGTGTTGTTTCATCGTCCACTAAGGCGTTGTAAAGCGTGATGGCTAGGCTATCGGGATCGAGACCCATGAAAGTGGTTAGGGATGCTTGGGGATCCATATCAACGAGCAAAACCCGGCGCTGTCGCTCGGCAAGCTGGTAACCAAGGTTCATGGTGAGGGTACTTTTCCCAACACCGCCCGATTGATTGAAGAGGGCGAGAGTAATGCTCATGGACATCGGTGGAGTGGTGGAAAGGTCTAGGAATGGGGATGGTGAAATTTTGGGTTAGGAATAACGTTATTCCTATGGGGTGAGATGGTAGGTGGTTTGGCTGCTTGGAGAGCGATCGCTTAGTTAGAATTTTAGGCTAGGAATAACGTTATTCCTAGATGGCTATCAACGTACACACCATGTTTTGCTGACGCCATATTTTGTTGACAGTAGATGTGAGCGAGCTGTCTATGTAGGATGGCAGAGCAGAGTGACGGAACAGAATGATGAAGATGACGTGAAGTGAGGTGGGTGAAGCTACTACTGGGATGTAGATTGTGCGGAGATGTTTATTCTAGTCTGCAGGATGGGCATACTCTGTTTACGCTTAACAGAGCATCTACCCGGTATCCTATCCACCGGGTTTTTTTATGAATTTTGCTTGGTCTATCAAAAGGAAGGCGATCGCTCTTTTGTCCTTGGGCATTCTATATATATAGACACATCACTTAGACGTTCCCCGGGCCCGCCGGGGATTTTTATGCAAACCTAGTTGTTCTGAGAGCCTTGCATGGATGCTTGCATGGAGGTGGAAGCTGGTTCAAGCACAGACTAGAATAGCGGAATTCCCTGCGATCGCCCTGTATGACTCTCACCTTCCCCGAGCACTATGATGCCCTGCTCATCCATCTCAAAGCGCAAATCCGCACGGCGCAGGTGAAGGCGGCCCTATCGGTGAACCGAGAACTGGTGATGCTCTATTGGCAGATTGGTACCGCAATTTTGCAACAGCAGCAGCAGCAAGGTTGGGGGGCAAAAGTGATCGATCGCTTGTCGGCGGATCTGCGTCAGGCATTTCCTGATATGAAGGGCTTTGCTGCCCGTAACCTTCGCTATATGCGGGCGTTTGCTGAAGCCTATCCAGATCTTGAACTGGTGCAACAGCTTGTTGCAGATATTCCCTGGGGGCATAATGTCCGCCTGTTAGACCGGGTCAAAAATCTAGATGAACGCCTTTGGTATAGTCGCCAAACGATTGAACATGGCTGGAGTCGTCATGTTTTAGAGCACCAGATTGATGCCGATCTCTACCATCGGCGCGGTCAAGCCCTCAATAACTTCGATCGCACCCTGCCGCCTGTCCAATCGGATCTAGCCCAAGATCTGCTCAAAGATCCTTACCACTTTGATTTTTTGAACCTCAGGGATGATGTTCAAGAGCGTGATCTGGAGCGGGCATTGCTGCAATCGATCTCCGCTTTCTTGTTGGAATTGGGGGTTGGTTTTGCGCTGGTGGGCAATCAATATCACCTCACGGTAGACGGAGATGACTTCTATATTGATCTGTTGTTCTATCACCTGGCGTTGCGCTGCTACGTGGTGATTGATCTGAAGATCAGCAAATTTGAGCCAGAATTTGCCGGCAAAATGAACTTTTACCTAGCTGCTGTGGATGAACGCCTGCGTCATGCTGACGATCAACCAAGTATTGGCATTATTTTGTGCAAGGGAAAAAATAAAACGGTGGTGGAATATGCCCTGCGGGACATTGGCCGGCCCATGGGTGTGGCAGAGTACCAACTGACGCGATCGCTGCCTGAACAATGGCAAGAGCAGCTCCCCAGCGTTGAGGCCCTGCAAGCGAAGCTCGAAACGCGATCGCTAGATTTATCCTAGAGCTAACCTGAGATCGAGCTAGGCTGAAAGCCTCGTTCTCTCGGGGTCTGAGATCTTGACTCTGTCATCCAACAAGCTGAACAACCCCCCTTAACCCGAACTGACGTTAGAGTTAGAAAGATCCTGTGGTTTTTGCTCTTCATCTAACCCTGGCTCAGCCCTGCTTGCTTCTTCGCTC
Coding sequences:
- a CDS encoding ParA family protein, with protein sequence MSITLALFNQSGGVGKSTLTMNLGYQLAERQRRVLLVDMDPQASLTTFMGLDPDSLAITLYNALVDDETTQTVMDLPIQPDIYGMDLCPANINLSAAELVLVSADMRDVRLKDALEPVSDRYDVILIDCPPSLGLLSYISLVAATHVLVPIQTQFKAFAGTNLLMNTLARVKRRANRKLAVAGFAPTLFDARRSQDERTLKAIQDRFTTVAPVYDPIPWSTGFADAAEARLPLALYDKRHKAIASLSSIVDHVEKLL
- a CDS encoding PDDEXK nuclease domain-containing protein, whose product is MTLTFPEHYDALLIHLKAQIRTAQVKAALSVNRELVMLYWQIGTAILQQQQQQGWGAKVIDRLSADLRQAFPDMKGFAARNLRYMRAFAEAYPDLELVQQLVADIPWGHNVRLLDRVKNLDERLWYSRQTIEHGWSRHVLEHQIDADLYHRRGQALNNFDRTLPPVQSDLAQDLLKDPYHFDFLNLRDDVQERDLERALLQSISAFLLELGVGFALVGNQYHLTVDGDDFYIDLLFYHLALRCYVVIDLKISKFEPEFAGKMNFYLAAVDERLRHADDQPSIGIILCKGKNKTVVEYALRDIGRPMGVAEYQLTRSLPEQWQEQLPSVEALQAKLETRSLDLS